A genomic region of Miscanthus floridulus cultivar M001 chromosome 3, ASM1932011v1, whole genome shotgun sequence contains the following coding sequences:
- the LOC136542890 gene encoding uncharacterized protein, with protein MATNGSSLTATSGISGSPSMPAMTDAPAPVIFSYATINVRQHVPITLDLKLPNYTKWSAFFTAMCGKFGLLGHIDGSIPARPTDRTWSQPDACVRSWMYGCIDDSVLDLAMEPEQTARDLFVAITNLFQANQETRAVVLGQEFHSMTQGDLSIDAYAQRMTHTADALRDVGHTISEPQLVLNLLRGLNPCFANTADIIANAAVLPSFISAHNTLRLKEIRLANDAKVSSDTALTAVAPSTTLATTACTSPSCRSSSSGTNPNGGGYGARGGGGKGKGGYGARGAD; from the exons ATGGCCACCAATGGATCCTCCTTGACCGCGACCTCCGGGATCTCTGGATCCCCATCCATGCCGGCCATGACAGACGCCCCTGCTCCTGTGATCTTCTCCTACGCGACCATCAACGTGCGCCAGCACGTGCCGATCACCCTTGATCTCAAGCTGCCGAACTACACCAAGTGGTCTGCCTTCTTCACCGCTATGTGCGGCAAGTTCGGTCTACTTGGCCACATCGACGGCTCCATCCCGGCACGTCCTACTGATCGCACATGGTCACAGCCAGATGCTTGTGTCCGGAGTTGgatgtatggctgcatcgacgaCAGCGTCCTCGACCTCGCCATGGAACCTGAGCAGACTGCCCGTGATCTCTTTGTTGCCATTACCAATCTGTTTCAGGCAAACCAGGAGACACGCGCCGTCGTCCTAGGTCAAGAGTTCCACTCTATGACCCAGGGTGATTTGTCCATCGACGCCTACGCCCAGCGCATGACGCACACGGCCGACGCTCTCCGTGACGTTGGCCACACCATCTCCGAGCCCCAGCTGGTCCTCAACCTTCTTCGcggcctcaatccgtgcttcgcCAACACGGCGGACATCATCGCCAATGCGGCGGTCCTTCCGTCGTTCATCTCCGCACACAACACCCTTCGGCTCAAGGAGATCCGCCTCGCCAACGACGCCAAGGTCTCCTCCGACACCGCCCTTACTGCCGTCGCCCCGTCCACGACTTTAGCGACCACAGCCTGCACTTCCCCTTCCTGCCGCTCCTCGTCCTCCGGCACCAACCCCAACGGCGGCGGCTATGGTGCGCGTGGAGGCGGCGGCAAGGGCAAGGGCGGCTATGGTGCACGTGGAG CCGACTAG